From Candidatus Methylomirabilota bacterium, the proteins below share one genomic window:
- the queF gene encoding preQ(1) synthase: MPSQPSKRLDAVPNPHPDRDYEIALEIPEFTCLCPMTGQPDFATFRIRYVPDQAIVELKSIKLYMWAYRNEGAFHEDVTNRVLDDFVATARPRWIEVVGDWNVRGGIKTVVRVAHGKRPEI; this comes from the coding sequence ATGCCGAGTCAGCCGTCGAAGCGCCTGGACGCAGTACCCAACCCGCATCCCGACCGCGACTACGAGATCGCGCTGGAGATCCCGGAGTTCACCTGTCTCTGTCCCATGACGGGACAGCCCGACTTCGCCACGTTCCGCATCCGCTACGTGCCCGATCAGGCGATCGTCGAGCTCAAGTCCATCAAGCTCTACATGTGGGCGTACCGGAACGAGGGCGCGTTCCACGAGGACGTGACCAACCGGGTCCTCGACGACTTCGTGGCGACGGCGCGGCCGCGCTGGATCGAGGTGGTGGGCGACTGGAACGTGCGGGGCGGCATCAAGACCGTGGTGCGCGTGGCCCACGGCAAGCGGCCGGAGATTTAG